In Triticum urartu cultivar G1812 chromosome 6, Tu2.1, whole genome shotgun sequence, the following proteins share a genomic window:
- the LOC125515983 gene encoding V-type proton ATPase subunit D-like, translating to MAGQGQRLNVVPTVTVMGMIKARLAAATRGHALLKKKSDALTVQFRAILKRIVAAKEAVGDSMRGASLSLAEALYVAGGPLRHVIQQSVAGPARLRVRARHDNIAGVRLPHFEHFTDGAGARAPLLAGLAGGGQQVSACRAAHARAVELLVELASLQTSFLTLDEAIKTTNRRVNALEHVVKPQLENTVTYIRGELDEQEREEFFRLKKIQAVKQRELERQMESAKLYAGEKVAGEVALKRGVSLGTAATMLDSGDGQRDEDIIF from the coding sequence atgGCGGGGCAGGGACAGCGGCTGAACGTGGTGCCGACGGTGACGGTGATGGGCATGATCAAGGCGCGGCTGGCGGCGGCCACCCGCGGCCACGCGCTGCTCAAGAAGAAGTCGGACGCGCTCACCGTGCAGTTCCGAGCCATCCTCAAGCGCATCGTGGCCGCCAAGGAGGCCGTGGGCGACTCCATGCgcggcgcctccctctccctcgccgaGGCGCTCTACGTCGCCGGCGGGCCCCTCCGGCACGTCATCCAGCAGTCCGTCGCCGGCCCCGCCCGCCTCCGCGTGCGCGCCCGCCACGACAACATCGCCGGCGTCCGCCTCCCCCACTTTGAGCACTTCACGGACGGCGCCGGCGCCAGGGCGCCGTTGCTCGCCGGGCTCGCCGGCGGCGGGCAGCAGGTGTCGGCCTGCCGTGCGGCGCACGCCCGCGCCGTCGAGCTGCTGGTGGAGCTGGCGTCGCTGCAGACGTCGTTCCTGACGCTGGACGAGGCGATCAAGACGACCAACCGGCGCGTGAACGCGCTGGAGCACGTGGTGAAGCCGCAGCTGGAGAACACCGTTACGTACATCAGGGGCGAGCTTGACGAGCAGGAGAGGGAGGAGTTCTTCCGTCTTAAGAAGATCCAGGCCGTCAAGCAGCGCGAGCTGGAGCGCCAGATGGAGTCAGCGAAGCTCTACGCCGGGGAGAAGGTCGCCGGCGAGGTCGCACTCAAGCGCGGCGTCTCCCTCGGCACCGCCGCCACCATGCTGGACAGTGGCGACGGCCAGAGGGACGAAGACATCATTTTTTGA